In one Mucilaginibacter sp. PAMB04168 genomic region, the following are encoded:
- a CDS encoding two-component regulator propeller domain-containing protein has product MRKFWCVILLLLACSAAYPQLSFDHLTVANGLSQSSVISICKDSRGYMWFGTRDRLNRYDARSIKTFNHDYKDPGSISCSDYVFSIIEDSKKNLWVGTVKGLNRYRPENNSFEHFLHNPAKKHSISDDNVYCIYNDRKGRIWIGTNNGLNLLANSASREFMHFFKAKMGQPGLSSNQVYAIYEDYAGNIWVGGSNGLTKISYAKGKYQYLVFPSTGNDPDSLHGNAVRTITEDRQHRLWFGTETGGLNLYNPETASFTHFKHDPLNQNSLSHNDVRKIILDKTGQLWVGTINGLNILNPETQTFVRYEHDAENRRSLSDNSIKDIYQDQNGSIWIGTTYGGVNVVHPDNIPFKVYQANKFKNSISGNIISAIIAGPKGNLWIGTEGYGLNQFNTVSGEFKHYKNQSANKQSLSTNFVKAVYRDSKDNLWVGLHQGGLELFQPAGENFKHFRHDPNNAASISSDIVSSLLEDSRGRFWVGTSNGLNILDQQSQRFRTYLSDPVKPFRLTKESVRCIYEDSKHNIWVGTTVGLNLLRPTSASFKWFMANERNPNSLKVGYINCIKEDSQGNVWVGSFHGGLSRYIPSKGAFITYGISQGLPSDNVLNIQQGDANTLWISTDNGLVSFDLRSYKSKSFTVKDGLPTNEFNYNSSFKDERGNLFFGTYNGLVSFNPREIKSNEIEPVVQLSGLKLFNEPVAIGDKTGLLHQDISLTKEITFNHNQNVFSIDFTSLNFDKPDRNRFMFKLDGFEKKWNYVSVPTATYTNLPAGEYDFLLRGSNNDGVWSKTIKKLHIRILPPFWLTWWAYLAYLIIFGVTLYLVIRFFRRQARLERDLYYEHLNYERQQEVHQLKLDFFTKISHEIRTPLSLILAPVESLLEAEKGNIVLRQHLQYVKQNANRLMRLVNELLDFRKAENGFLKLRVAEQDISAFCKDIFESFAGLAASRNITYLFEADEHSIPLYFDASQLEKVLFNILSNAFKFTPDNGTVLVALKTGSSNVEIHITDNGPGISKEGQEHIFENFYQDKGAADASGWGIGLALAKNIVDLHKGEITVDSVQATEKHSGTTTFKVILARGFSHFSADQFAKSLNSLKIENEEILSPVSLPTLGHEPELQVEKPVLLLVEDNQEVRDFLKVTLCRDYQIHESENGKEGWEAALKTIPDLVISDVAMPIMDGYALCGNIKADERTNHIPVILLTAKADQNNQLDGLKRGADVYITKPFSVNILQQHIRNLLSVRQAMRQKFSQQMLLMPTSRVIDSPDETFLNKLMRITESHLENPDFDVAMLVDKAGMSQTVLYRKIKALSGMAISDFIKSVRLKQAAALLVQNKLTIAEVAYAVGFNDRKYFSKEFKKQFGKSPSDYVAQVLTHEV; this is encoded by the coding sequence ATGAGGAAGTTTTGGTGCGTGATTTTGTTGTTGTTAGCCTGTTCAGCAGCTTATCCTCAGCTTTCTTTTGATCACCTGACCGTAGCTAACGGACTATCGCAAAGTTCGGTGATCTCGATATGCAAGGATAGTAGAGGTTATATGTGGTTCGGGACCCGCGATCGCCTAAACCGCTATGACGCGCGTTCGATTAAAACCTTTAACCACGATTACAAAGATCCAGGCAGCATCAGCTGCAGTGATTATGTGTTCTCAATTATTGAAGACAGCAAAAAGAACCTTTGGGTTGGCACCGTTAAAGGGCTAAACCGGTACCGGCCCGAGAATAATTCCTTTGAACATTTTCTGCACAATCCAGCAAAAAAGCATTCTATCAGTGATGATAATGTTTACTGTATCTACAACGATCGAAAAGGTAGAATATGGATTGGGACGAACAACGGCTTGAATCTCTTGGCAAACTCCGCCTCTCGAGAATTCATGCACTTCTTCAAAGCGAAGATGGGTCAACCCGGCTTGTCCAGTAATCAGGTATATGCCATCTATGAAGATTATGCCGGTAATATATGGGTAGGTGGCAGCAACGGTCTAACCAAAATTTCGTACGCAAAAGGGAAGTACCAGTATTTAGTTTTTCCTAGTACGGGTAATGATCCCGACAGCCTTCATGGTAATGCCGTGAGGACGATAACTGAAGACCGCCAGCACCGCCTCTGGTTCGGCACGGAAACCGGGGGGCTGAACCTTTATAACCCGGAAACTGCTTCTTTTACGCACTTCAAACATGATCCGCTAAATCAAAACAGCTTGAGTCACAATGACGTAAGGAAAATTATACTAGACAAAACTGGTCAGCTTTGGGTCGGCACAATTAACGGACTTAATATCCTGAATCCCGAAACGCAAACGTTCGTGCGTTATGAGCATGATGCAGAAAATCGTAGGAGTTTAAGTGATAATTCTATAAAAGATATTTACCAGGACCAAAATGGCAGTATCTGGATTGGTACTACCTATGGTGGTGTAAATGTGGTTCATCCGGACAATATACCTTTCAAGGTTTATCAAGCCAATAAATTCAAAAATAGCATTAGTGGCAATATCATAAGTGCTATAATTGCCGGCCCGAAAGGAAACTTATGGATTGGAACAGAGGGTTACGGCCTAAACCAGTTTAACACTGTCTCTGGCGAATTCAAACATTACAAAAACCAGTCTGCCAACAAGCAAAGCTTATCGACAAATTTTGTGAAAGCAGTATACCGCGATAGCAAGGATAACCTTTGGGTAGGTTTGCATCAGGGCGGTCTGGAACTGTTTCAGCCGGCAGGGGAGAATTTTAAGCACTTCCGGCACGATCCCAATAATGCTGCATCTATAAGCAGCGATATTGTCAGCAGTTTACTTGAAGACAGTCGGGGGCGCTTTTGGGTCGGCACCTCAAACGGGTTGAATATATTAGATCAGCAGTCTCAAAGGTTCAGAACGTACTTGTCGGATCCGGTTAAACCATTCAGGCTGACAAAAGAAAGTGTTCGATGTATTTATGAAGATTCTAAACATAATATTTGGGTTGGTACAACCGTAGGATTAAATCTGCTTAGACCAACGTCTGCTTCGTTTAAATGGTTCATGGCCAATGAACGTAATCCAAACAGTTTAAAGGTCGGGTACATCAATTGCATAAAGGAAGATAGCCAGGGAAACGTCTGGGTAGGCTCTTTTCACGGTGGCCTGAGCCGTTATATTCCTTCCAAAGGGGCTTTCATAACTTACGGCATTTCACAGGGGCTGCCGAGCGATAATGTATTGAATATACAACAGGGCGATGCCAATACGCTATGGATCAGTACCGACAATGGCTTAGTTAGTTTTGACTTACGCTCATATAAATCCAAGAGCTTTACGGTAAAAGATGGCTTGCCGACAAATGAATTTAACTATAACTCTTCGTTCAAAGATGAAAGGGGTAACCTGTTTTTTGGTACCTATAACGGCCTAGTTAGCTTTAATCCCCGAGAAATAAAATCCAACGAGATTGAGCCGGTTGTTCAGCTATCGGGATTGAAGCTGTTCAACGAACCCGTAGCGATCGGTGACAAAACTGGTCTTCTTCACCAAGATATAAGTCTAACTAAAGAAATTACTTTTAACCACAACCAGAACGTATTCAGTATCGACTTCACTTCTCTCAATTTTGACAAGCCCGACCGTAACCGATTCATGTTTAAATTGGATGGTTTTGAAAAAAAATGGAATTATGTTAGTGTGCCTACAGCAACTTACACAAATCTGCCAGCTGGAGAATATGACTTCTTGCTTCGTGGCAGCAACAATGATGGTGTTTGGAGCAAAACTATTAAGAAGCTGCACATACGTATATTACCACCATTTTGGCTAACATGGTGGGCTTACCTGGCTTACCTCATTATTTTTGGTGTTACACTTTATCTAGTAATAAGATTTTTTCGCCGGCAAGCACGCCTGGAACGTGACTTGTATTATGAACATCTGAATTACGAGCGGCAACAGGAAGTACATCAGTTAAAATTGGACTTCTTTACAAAGATTTCTCACGAAATACGAACTCCACTTTCATTGATCCTAGCTCCTGTAGAAAGTTTACTCGAGGCAGAAAAGGGAAATATAGTTCTTCGTCAGCATTTACAATATGTAAAGCAGAACGCAAACCGACTGATGCGGCTGGTGAACGAGTTATTAGACTTTAGGAAAGCAGAAAACGGGTTTTTAAAGCTCCGGGTAGCAGAGCAGGATATTTCAGCTTTCTGCAAAGATATTTTTGAGTCTTTTGCTGGTCTGGCTGCCTCCAGAAATATTACTTATTTATTTGAAGCAGATGAGCATTCTATACCATTGTATTTCGACGCTTCCCAATTGGAAAAGGTACTTTTCAATATCTTGTCTAACGCTTTTAAATTTACGCCTGATAACGGTACCGTCCTTGTTGCTTTAAAAACGGGATCTAGTAATGTAGAAATCCACATAACTGATAATGGACCCGGTATTAGTAAAGAGGGGCAGGAACATATTTTTGAAAATTTTTACCAGGATAAAGGCGCAGCCGACGCATCAGGCTGGGGTATAGGATTGGCGCTGGCAAAAAATATTGTTGACTTGCATAAAGGTGAGATTACTGTCGATAGTGTACAAGCTACAGAAAAGCATAGCGGTACAACTACCTTCAAGGTTATTCTTGCTCGCGGATTCTCCCACTTTTCAGCAGACCAGTTTGCCAAGTCTTTGAATTCATTGAAAATCGAAAACGAGGAAATCCTGAGTCCGGTTAGCCTTCCTACACTGGGCCATGAACCCGAATTGCAAGTTGAAAAGCCTGTGCTGTTGCTTGTTGAGGATAATCAGGAAGTCCGCGATTTCTTAAAAGTTACTTTATGCCGTGACTATCAAATACATGAAAGTGAAAATGGTAAGGAAGGCTGGGAGGCTGCGCTTAAAACAATACCTGATCTTGTCATTAGTGATGTAGCTATGCCCATTATGGACGGCTATGCCTTATGTGGGAATATAAAAGCGGATGAACGTACCAATCACATTCCGGTTATTCTTTTAACCGCCAAAGCCGATCAAAACAACCAGCTAGACGGCTTAAAGAGGGGAGCAGATGTATACATTACGAAGCCATTCAGCGTCAATATCCTGCAGCAGCATATTCGTAATTTACTGTCGGTGAGGCAGGCCATGCGCCAGAAATTTTCGCAACAGATGTTGCTGATGCCAACTAGCCGTGTGATTGATTCACCGGATGAAACTTTCTTAAATAAATTAATGCGAATTACCGAGTCACATCTTGAAAACCCAGACTTTGATGTTGCGATGCTTGTTGATAAGGCTGGCATGAGTCAAACTGTATTATACCGTAAAATTAAGGCTCTTTCCGGAATGGCAATCTCTGATTTTATCAAATCGGTAAGGTTAAAGCAAGCTGCCGCCTTGCTTGTGCAAAATAAATTGACGATCGCAGAAGTTGCTTATGCAGTCGGCTTTAATGATCGGAAGTATTTTAGTAAGGAATTTAAAAAGCAGTTTGGCAAGTCTCCATCTGATTATGTAGCCCAAGTGCTTACCCACGAGGTTTAA